A section of the Streptomyces sp. NBC_01591 genome encodes:
- a CDS encoding glycoside hydrolase family 5 protein, with protein sequence MLTVSGDRFVTPSGNPVTLRGTGLGGWMMMENFLNGFPGAEHQARDALRHSMGAEKADRLFDLILDEFFTDADAALIARTGLNCVRIAVNYRHLSDDANPFDIKEDGIRRLTTAIDACARHGIYTIIDLHAAPGFQNQSEHSDNPSHHAWLWRHRHFQDRVVAIWEALADRFRGRPEVAGFNLLNEPGDPTGEVIGPFYRRLVDAVRAIDPDHVIFLDGNRYANDFDAIGSGFDNTVYSAHDYALAGIRDATEYPGVVRGQYVDRSWLEERFLERTEHSRRTGTPVWVGEFGPVYSGDPAVDKHRYAVLRDQLEIYREHGANWSIWTYKDTHLSGLVSLDPDSPWSRLLQPIREKKERLGTEPWSTGEEGIGHALAPLDELMATEYPDFDPQPFGQRWYVRRLVRELLLGEPMLADFAALFATVDDAGIAALAGSFRVDACIPRTPLAELLTEFTRS encoded by the coding sequence ATGCTCACAGTATCCGGTGACCGGTTCGTCACCCCGTCCGGAAATCCAGTGACTCTGCGCGGCACCGGGCTCGGCGGCTGGATGATGATGGAGAACTTCCTCAACGGCTTCCCCGGCGCCGAGCACCAGGCCAGGGACGCGCTGCGGCATTCCATGGGCGCAGAAAAGGCCGACCGGCTGTTCGACCTCATCCTGGACGAGTTCTTCACCGACGCCGATGCAGCGCTGATCGCCCGCACCGGACTCAACTGCGTTCGCATTGCGGTCAATTACCGGCACCTCTCCGACGATGCCAACCCGTTCGACATCAAGGAGGACGGAATACGGCGGCTCACTACCGCCATCGACGCCTGCGCCCGGCACGGCATCTACACCATCATCGACCTGCATGCCGCACCAGGCTTTCAGAACCAGTCCGAGCACAGCGACAATCCGAGCCACCATGCCTGGCTGTGGCGCCACCGCCACTTCCAGGACCGAGTGGTGGCCATCTGGGAGGCGCTTGCGGACCGGTTCCGGGGCCGGCCCGAGGTAGCCGGGTTCAACCTGCTCAACGAGCCCGGCGATCCCACCGGCGAGGTGATCGGTCCGTTCTACCGCCGACTCGTCGACGCCGTACGGGCCATAGACCCGGACCATGTGATCTTCCTCGACGGCAACCGCTACGCCAACGACTTCGATGCCATCGGCAGTGGATTCGACAACACCGTGTACTCCGCCCACGACTACGCCCTCGCCGGAATCCGTGACGCGACCGAGTACCCGGGCGTAGTACGCGGACAGTATGTCGACCGCAGCTGGCTGGAGGAGCGCTTCCTGGAGCGAACCGAGCACTCCCGCAGAACGGGCACACCAGTCTGGGTGGGCGAGTTCGGGCCGGTCTATTCCGGCGACCCCGCAGTCGACAAGCACCGCTACGCCGTACTGCGCGATCAGCTGGAGATCTACCGTGAGCACGGGGCGAACTGGTCCATCTGGACCTACAAGGACACCCATCTGTCCGGGCTGGTGTCCCTCGACCCCGACTCACCCTGGTCCCGGCTGCTGCAGCCGATCAGGGAGAAGAAGGAGCGGCTGGGCACCGAGCCTTGGTCCACCGGCGAGGAGGGCATCGGCCACGCCCTCGCCCCGCTCGATGAGCTGATGGCCACCGAGTACCCCGACTTCGACCCCCAGCCCTTCGGCCAGCGCTGGTACGTGCGCAGGCTCGTCCGTGAACTTCTGCTCGGGGAGCCCATGCTCGCCGACTTCGCCGCCCTCTTCGCCACTGTCGACGACGCCGGCATCGCAGCTCTGGCCGGCTCATTCCGCGTCGACGCCTGTATACCTCGCACGCCGCTGGCGGAACTCCTCACTGAATTCACCCGCAGCTGA
- a CDS encoding carbohydrate ABC transporter permease, with protein MLAGYVLIAPQMVGFAAFVLGPLIAVVYYSFTKYNNLTGDISFIGGDNYRKLLDDPLAIEVAQNTAVFSLGLVPLNICLALLLAVLLDQGLRGTIVFRAIFFSPTVVSVIAWTIVWSFLLSKDGGLNLLIRMVGADGPNWLREPDTAMFSVILVQVLKGVGVNMVLFLAALQSVPTELREAARVDGAPPWTIFRRITLPMISPTMLLAAIVTVIGSLQVFGQVMVLTGGGPGNATTVLAYYVYLQAFKFFDLGYASALAVLLFLAVLVLTVVQWWLRKKWVFHEQ; from the coding sequence ATGCTCGCCGGGTACGTACTCATCGCCCCGCAGATGGTGGGATTCGCCGCTTTCGTGCTGGGGCCCCTCATAGCCGTCGTCTACTACAGCTTTACGAAGTACAACAATCTCACCGGCGATATCAGCTTCATCGGCGGTGACAATTACCGGAAGCTGCTCGACGACCCGCTCGCGATTGAGGTGGCTCAGAACACGGCCGTGTTCTCCCTGGGTCTGGTGCCGCTCAACATCTGCCTCGCCCTGCTGCTCGCCGTGCTGCTGGACCAGGGGCTGCGCGGCACCATAGTGTTCCGCGCGATCTTCTTCTCCCCGACCGTCGTGTCGGTCATCGCGTGGACCATCGTATGGAGCTTCCTGCTCAGCAAGGACGGCGGCCTCAACCTGCTCATACGCATGGTCGGCGCCGATGGTCCCAACTGGCTGCGCGAGCCGGACACCGCGATGTTCTCGGTGATCCTGGTGCAGGTCCTCAAAGGTGTGGGCGTGAACATGGTGCTCTTTCTGGCCGCCCTGCAAAGCGTCCCCACGGAGCTGCGGGAGGCGGCAAGGGTCGACGGCGCCCCTCCCTGGACCATATTCCGCCGGATCACCCTGCCGATGATCAGCCCGACCATGCTGCTGGCCGCGATCGTCACGGTGATCGGCTCGCTTCAGGTCTTCGGCCAGGTCATGGTGCTGACCGGCGGCGGTCCGGGTAACGCCACGACCGTACTCGCCTACTACGTCTATCTGCAGGCATTCAAGTTCTTCGACCTCGGCTACGCGAGTGCCCTCGCGGTACTGCTCTTCCTCGCTGTCCTGGTCCTGACCGTCGTGCAGTGGTGGTTGCGCAAGAAGTGGGTGTTCCATGAGCAGTAA
- a CDS encoding phosphotransferase family protein codes for MPVPPTSGRLQWTDVPTALRARLEDALGAPVTDTVTPGGGFGHQLAAALRLADGRRAFVKAAPDDDPLTAANVHEAAVLDALPPGAPAPKLLGIHHAANWTAVVIAHLDGPHPDLSPASGDAGQTWALLDKLTSSPAPAPYAKAVSTTPSTAAGLHGWDELLRDPPADLAPAARDRLPQLAELEAAWPALARGNRIVHGDLRADNMVRDRHLGVTFVDWAHATTGPACIDAASLAPQLVLAGHAPADIARLLCDHPATATNPDATTAFLTALTGHWHRNARKPAPPAPPDCAPTSTAPPPRASPSSATA; via the coding sequence ATGCCTGTACCGCCCACCAGCGGCCGTCTGCAATGGACCGACGTCCCCACGGCGCTGCGCGCCCGCCTCGAAGACGCCCTCGGCGCACCCGTCACCGACACCGTCACCCCCGGCGGCGGCTTCGGCCACCAACTGGCCGCCGCCCTCCGTCTGGCCGACGGGCGACGGGCCTTCGTCAAGGCAGCTCCCGACGACGACCCGCTCACCGCCGCCAACGTCCACGAAGCCGCCGTCCTGGACGCGCTGCCTCCCGGCGCCCCGGCCCCAAAACTGCTGGGCATCCACCACGCCGCCAACTGGACCGCCGTCGTCATCGCCCACCTCGACGGCCCGCACCCCGACCTCTCCCCCGCCTCAGGCGACGCCGGGCAGACATGGGCGCTCCTGGACAAGCTCACCTCCAGCCCCGCCCCGGCACCGTACGCCAAGGCGGTCAGCACCACACCCTCGACAGCGGCCGGCCTGCACGGCTGGGACGAACTCCTCCGCGATCCGCCCGCAGACCTCGCCCCCGCCGCCCGTGACCGCCTGCCCCAGCTCGCCGAACTGGAAGCCGCCTGGCCCGCCCTTGCCCGCGGCAACCGCATCGTCCACGGAGACCTGCGGGCCGACAACATGGTCCGCGACCGCCACCTCGGCGTGACCTTCGTGGACTGGGCACACGCCACCACCGGCCCGGCCTGCATCGACGCCGCATCTCTCGCCCCGCAACTCGTCCTCGCCGGACACGCACCCGCAGACATCGCCCGCCTGCTTTGCGACCACCCCGCCACCGCCACCAACCCCGACGCCACCACCGCGTTCCTCACCGCACTCACCGGTCACTGGCACCGCAACGCCCGCAAACCCGCACCCCCGGCGCCCCCGGACTGCGCGCCTACCAGCACCGCGCCGCCGCCGCGGGCCTCGCCCTCCTCGGCTACCGCCTGA
- a CDS encoding LacI family DNA-binding transcriptional regulator encodes MTIGRPARRITQRDIAKLAGVSQPTVSLVLNGRADADIRIPEETRERVLKVIRESGYVPDPVARRLADKRNRILGVFTYEAVFPSATSDFYHPFLVGIEGAAEQVGCDLLLLTSTSVTGGRRRVFEGDNRLRLADGCLLLGRSLDRDDLRRMVADGYPFVAVGRRDDAGGPVPHVGADYATAVSRLVELAVTRGHRRVAYLGLPTDVESSADRRKGFLQATQAAPGPGVLIALDELSPGREPDELLSALLASRATVVLVEDFATAADLVASARRRGLAVPEDLSVLTLGDPTTPVPADVDFTGFKIPREEMGRQSIALLTDLLQGTADTPQLLLPCELVTGATLAPAPAQ; translated from the coding sequence GTGACAATTGGTCGCCCTGCGCGGCGGATCACGCAGCGGGACATTGCCAAGCTGGCCGGGGTGAGTCAGCCGACCGTGTCGCTGGTGCTCAACGGTCGGGCCGACGCGGATATCCGGATTCCCGAGGAGACCCGCGAGCGCGTGTTGAAGGTGATCCGGGAATCCGGGTACGTGCCCGATCCAGTGGCACGACGGCTGGCTGACAAACGCAACCGCATACTGGGCGTCTTCACCTATGAGGCGGTCTTCCCCAGCGCCACCAGCGACTTCTACCACCCGTTCCTGGTCGGTATCGAGGGCGCGGCCGAACAGGTCGGCTGCGACCTGCTGTTGCTCACCAGCACATCAGTGACGGGCGGTCGGCGGCGTGTCTTCGAGGGCGACAATCGGCTCCGGCTGGCGGACGGCTGCCTGCTGCTCGGCCGGTCGCTCGACCGCGACGACCTGAGGCGGATGGTCGCCGACGGATACCCCTTCGTGGCAGTTGGCCGGCGCGATGACGCCGGAGGCCCGGTGCCTCACGTGGGCGCCGATTACGCGACGGCCGTCAGCCGCCTCGTCGAGCTGGCGGTGACCCGCGGCCACCGTCGCGTGGCATACCTCGGACTCCCCACCGACGTGGAGTCCTCCGCAGACCGTCGGAAAGGCTTTCTGCAGGCCACCCAGGCGGCACCGGGGCCCGGCGTCCTCATCGCGCTCGACGAGCTGTCTCCCGGACGCGAACCCGACGAGTTGCTGTCGGCGTTGCTGGCCTCACGCGCAACGGTAGTCCTGGTCGAAGACTTCGCCACCGCTGCGGATCTGGTCGCTTCCGCGCGTCGGCGCGGCCTGGCCGTACCGGAGGACCTGTCGGTCCTGACTCTCGGCGATCCGACCACGCCCGTACCTGCCGATGTGGACTTCACCGGATTCAAGATCCCGAGAGAGGAGATGGGCCGACAGTCCATCGCGCTGCTGACCGACCTCCTCCAAGGCACCGCGGACACCCCGCAGCTACTGCTGCCCTGCGAACTCGTCACCGGCGCCACCCTGGCGCCCGCACCCGCACAGTGA
- a CDS encoding carbohydrate ABC transporter permease, whose amino-acid sequence MSSNPLALFRRRARKPAFGRILLYVLMVALAVPFLLPLLWMVSSSLKPISEIFSYPPSLLPSDWRWDNYARITDYQPFGRQYFNSLYIAALVCVGSVVVSAMAGYAFARVRLIGGGTMFVLLLTALLMPSEVIIVPLFRLFSEIGWTDTHWPLIIPAVFGSNSVFGTFVMRQFFLGLPAELEESGRLDGLGRFGLFFRIALPLAGPSLSAVALLSFLHSWNSFLEPLVFLRSPEMFTLPVALTQIVDNFGAPVWNVQLAASTLTVIPVLAVFLVAQRWFIKSIVNSGLKG is encoded by the coding sequence ATGAGCAGTAACCCCTTGGCCCTGTTCCGACGCAGGGCTCGGAAGCCCGCATTCGGGCGGATCCTGCTGTACGTACTGATGGTGGCCCTCGCGGTGCCGTTCCTCCTGCCCCTGCTGTGGATGGTGAGCAGCTCCCTCAAACCGATCTCGGAGATCTTTTCCTATCCGCCCTCGCTGCTCCCGAGCGACTGGCGGTGGGACAACTACGCCCGTATCACCGATTACCAGCCCTTCGGCCGTCAGTACTTCAACAGTCTCTATATCGCGGCGTTGGTGTGTGTCGGCAGCGTCGTGGTCTCGGCCATGGCCGGTTACGCCTTCGCCCGGGTCCGCCTCATCGGCGGCGGCACCATGTTCGTCCTCCTGCTCACCGCATTGCTGATGCCGAGCGAGGTCATCATCGTTCCGCTGTTCCGGCTGTTCTCCGAGATCGGCTGGACCGACACGCACTGGCCGCTGATCATTCCGGCCGTGTTCGGCAGCAACTCGGTCTTCGGCACCTTCGTCATGCGCCAGTTCTTCCTTGGCCTGCCGGCCGAGCTGGAGGAGAGCGGAAGGCTCGACGGTCTGGGGCGTTTCGGGCTGTTCTTCCGGATCGCGCTCCCGCTGGCCGGACCTTCGCTCTCAGCGGTGGCACTGCTCTCCTTCCTGCACAGCTGGAACTCCTTCCTGGAACCGCTGGTGTTCCTGCGCAGCCCGGAGATGTTCACCCTGCCGGTAGCGCTCACCCAGATCGTGGACAACTTTGGAGCCCCGGTCTGGAATGTGCAGCTCGCGGCCAGCACGCTCACGGTCATTCCGGTTCTCGCGGTATTCCTGGTGGCCCAGCGCTGGTTCATCAAGTCAATCGTCAACAGTGGTCTGAAGGGTTAG
- a CDS encoding IS6 family transposase: MEIIAHCVWLYFRFPLSFREVEELMLERGVIVSHETVRRWCTKFGQAYANGLGRRRVQPGDKWHLDEVFLRINGELKYLWRAVDADGNVLDILVQGRRDKAAARRFFHKLLKKTCSVPRVIVTDKLRSYGAAHREVMPSVEHRAHKGLNNRAENSHQPTRQHERAMKGFRSTGGAQRFLSAFSGISPHFRPRRHLMTATQYRTEMTTRFTIWDEITGATDQPIAA; this comes from the coding sequence GTGGAGATCATTGCGCACTGCGTGTGGCTGTACTTCCGTTTCCCGCTGTCGTTCCGCGAGGTCGAGGAGCTGATGCTCGAGCGCGGCGTGATCGTCTCCCACGAGACGGTCCGCCGCTGGTGTACGAAGTTCGGGCAGGCCTACGCCAACGGCCTGGGCCGCCGGCGTGTGCAGCCGGGTGACAAGTGGCACCTGGACGAGGTCTTCCTCAGGATCAACGGTGAGCTGAAGTACCTGTGGCGGGCCGTCGACGCCGATGGCAACGTGCTCGACATTTTGGTCCAGGGCCGAAGGGACAAGGCTGCGGCCAGGCGGTTCTTCCACAAACTGCTCAAGAAGACCTGCTCGGTGCCGAGGGTGATCGTCACCGACAAGCTCCGCTCCTACGGCGCGGCCCACCGCGAGGTCATGCCCTCCGTAGAACACCGCGCCCACAAGGGTCTGAACAACCGGGCCGAGAACAGCCATCAGCCGACGAGGCAGCACGAACGCGCGATGAAGGGCTTCCGCAGTACCGGCGGGGCCCAGCGGTTCCTGTCCGCGTTCAGCGGCATCTCACCGCACTTCCGACCACGCCGCCACCTGATGACCGCCACCCAATACCGCACCGAGATGACCACCCGCTTCACCATCTGGGACGAGATCACCGGCGCCACCGACCAGCCCATCGCAGCGTAA
- a CDS encoding TetR/AcrR family transcriptional regulator → MGRPVDQLTPKGAATRREILRAAARVFDAKGYALARMDDVVSETGLTKGAVYFHFKSKAALAHAVVDDQKQGMLAHVRRQLEGLGGPAAQVRGLVPVLVDLVIAEPAGWSVVRLDRELTTESPQERAQVSVLAEWVGLVEELLLAGARAGDLHLPADAHVLATVFVGAFDGLKGVLEATGRATPEELRRAAGALAEVIEATIEAH, encoded by the coding sequence ATGGGAAGGCCAGTGGATCAACTGACACCGAAGGGCGCGGCGACGCGCCGGGAGATTCTGCGCGCCGCCGCCCGTGTCTTCGATGCCAAGGGGTACGCCCTGGCCCGGATGGACGACGTGGTGAGCGAGACCGGCCTCACCAAGGGTGCCGTGTACTTCCACTTCAAGAGCAAGGCCGCCCTGGCCCATGCGGTCGTCGACGATCAGAAGCAGGGGATGCTTGCGCATGTGCGCAGGCAGCTCGAGGGGCTCGGAGGGCCGGCTGCGCAGGTACGCGGACTCGTCCCCGTCCTCGTGGACCTCGTCATCGCCGAACCCGCGGGATGGTCCGTCGTGCGGCTCGACCGCGAGCTCACCACCGAGTCACCGCAGGAACGCGCTCAGGTGTCCGTTCTCGCGGAGTGGGTCGGCCTGGTCGAAGAACTCCTTCTGGCCGGCGCCCGCGCGGGCGACCTGCACCTTCCGGCCGACGCCCACGTGCTGGCGACCGTATTCGTGGGCGCGTTCGACGGGCTGAAGGGCGTCCTCGAGGCCACGGGGCGCGCCACTCCCGAAGAGCTGCGCCGTGCAGCAGGCGCTCTCGCCGAAGTCATTGAGGCGACCATCGAAGCTCACTGA
- a CDS encoding SDR family NAD(P)-dependent oxidoreductase yields MNYSDTLTSQLAVVTGASSGIGAEFARQLAARGVDLVLVARSKDKLEELASTLRTKHGVTVRPIALDLSLPDSSETLARTLDKQGVVVDILINNAGFASHGDLAEADPGHMASQVQLNVGTLVGNTTRLLPGMVERGRGTVINVASTAGFQAVPHMAVYSATKAFVLSFTRSLWGETRGTGVTVLGICPGATDTPFFDVAGDNASVGSRRTPQQVVATALAALGGRKATVVDGAGNALVSRVVSRLVPERPLIRIAERSVRPSA; encoded by the coding sequence ATGAACTACTCGGACACTCTCACCTCCCAGCTGGCCGTCGTCACCGGCGCTTCGTCAGGGATCGGCGCCGAGTTCGCCCGACAGCTGGCCGCCCGCGGTGTGGACCTGGTCCTCGTCGCCCGTTCGAAAGACAAGCTGGAGGAGCTCGCCTCGACCCTGCGGACCAAGCACGGCGTGACCGTCAGACCCATCGCCCTCGACCTCTCCCTGCCCGACTCCTCCGAGACCCTCGCGCGCACGCTCGACAAGCAGGGCGTCGTGGTGGACATCCTCATCAACAACGCCGGCTTCGCTTCCCACGGCGACCTCGCCGAGGCCGACCCCGGCCACATGGCGTCCCAGGTGCAGCTCAACGTCGGCACGCTCGTCGGCAACACCACCCGGCTCCTGCCCGGCATGGTCGAGCGCGGGCGCGGCACCGTCATCAACGTCGCCAGCACGGCCGGATTCCAGGCGGTGCCGCACATGGCGGTGTACTCCGCGACGAAGGCATTCGTCCTGTCCTTCACGCGTTCCCTCTGGGGCGAGACCCGCGGCACCGGTGTGACCGTCCTCGGGATCTGCCCGGGCGCCACCGACACCCCGTTCTTCGACGTGGCCGGTGACAACGCGTCGGTCGGCAGCCGGCGCACACCGCAGCAGGTCGTCGCCACAGCACTCGCGGCGCTCGGCGGACGCAAGGCGACCGTCGTCGACGGCGCCGGCAATGCCCTGGTGTCACGCGTCGTCAGCCGCCTGGTACCCGAGCGCCCCCTGATCCGCATCGCCGAACGCAGCGTACGCCCCAGCGCGTGA
- a CDS encoding FAD-dependent oxidoreductase — translation METEILVIGGGLGGVAAALAALRAGRRVVLTEEYDWLGGQLTSQAVPPDEPSWVEQFGVTAGYRALRDGIRDYYRQHYPLTERSRAWRHLNPGAGHVSRLCHEPQVAVAVIEAMLAPYRGSGRLRVLQPYRPVSAETDGDRVCAVTVGHCGDGDEITIAAPYILDATETGELLPLTGTEYVTGFEAQSETGEPSAPGTAQPLNMQAASVCFALDHVDGDHTIDKPVRYDFWRTYQPDFWGGPMLSLSAPHPRTKEIVERSFTPNPDDDPLAVVADQRLSAGDSNLWTFRRIAARRNFTDGAYSSDITLVNWPMIDYLAGPVYDVPDAAQHLAAARELSFAYLYWLQTEAPRPDGGTGFPGLRLRGDITGSADGLAQAPYIRESRRIRAEYTVVEQDLSIALRGDKGAVEYPDTVGIGMYRIDLHPTTGGDNYLDVACCPFRIPLGALLPQRVENLLPASKNIGTTHITNGCYRLHPVEWNVGEAAGALAAFCLERRVSPRAVRNTPGLLADFQDRLTGDGVELQWPRIAGY, via the coding sequence ATGGAAACGGAGATCCTCGTCATCGGCGGAGGGCTCGGCGGAGTGGCAGCGGCATTGGCCGCCCTGCGCGCCGGCCGGCGGGTAGTGCTCACCGAGGAGTACGACTGGCTGGGTGGCCAGCTGACGAGCCAGGCCGTCCCACCGGACGAGCCCAGCTGGGTGGAGCAGTTCGGTGTGACCGCCGGCTACCGGGCACTGCGGGACGGAATCCGCGACTACTACCGCCAGCACTACCCGCTGACCGAGCGGTCCCGGGCCTGGCGCCACCTCAACCCGGGGGCCGGACACGTCAGTCGGCTCTGCCACGAGCCGCAGGTGGCAGTGGCGGTCATCGAGGCAATGCTCGCGCCGTACCGGGGCAGCGGGCGGTTGCGCGTGCTGCAGCCGTACCGACCGGTGTCCGCCGAGACCGACGGCGACCGGGTCTGTGCCGTGACGGTGGGGCACTGCGGAGATGGCGACGAGATCACCATCGCCGCACCGTACATTCTCGACGCGACGGAGACCGGCGAGCTGCTACCTCTCACCGGTACCGAGTACGTCACCGGCTTCGAGGCGCAGTCCGAGACCGGTGAGCCGAGCGCCCCGGGCACGGCGCAGCCCTTGAACATGCAAGCCGCCTCGGTCTGCTTCGCGCTGGACCATGTGGACGGCGATCACACGATCGACAAACCGGTCCGATACGACTTCTGGCGCACCTACCAGCCGGACTTCTGGGGCGGCCCGATGCTCTCCCTGAGCGCGCCTCACCCACGGACCAAGGAGATCGTCGAGCGCAGCTTCACCCCGAATCCCGACGACGACCCGCTGGCCGTCGTCGCGGACCAGCGGCTCAGCGCCGGCGACAGCAACCTGTGGACGTTCCGGCGTATCGCGGCACGGCGCAACTTCACCGACGGCGCGTACAGTAGCGACATCACGCTGGTCAACTGGCCGATGATCGATTACCTGGCAGGTCCAGTCTACGACGTACCTGATGCCGCGCAGCACCTCGCGGCCGCTCGCGAACTGTCCTTCGCGTACCTGTACTGGCTGCAGACCGAGGCTCCACGGCCCGACGGCGGCACCGGCTTCCCCGGTCTGCGGCTGCGCGGCGATATCACTGGCTCGGCCGACGGTCTGGCACAGGCACCGTATATCCGCGAGTCACGGCGTATCCGCGCCGAATACACGGTCGTCGAACAGGACCTGTCCATCGCGTTACGGGGCGACAAGGGTGCCGTGGAGTATCCCGACACGGTGGGCATCGGCATGTACCGCATTGACCTGCACCCCACCACCGGCGGCGACAACTACCTCGATGTGGCGTGCTGCCCGTTCCGGATCCCGCTGGGTGCGCTGCTCCCACAGCGGGTGGAAAACCTGCTCCCCGCCTCCAAGAACATCGGCACGACACACATCACCAATGGGTGCTACCGCCTGCACCCCGTCGAGTGGAACGTCGGCGAGGCGGCCGGTGCACTGGCCGCCTTCTGCCTGGAGCGCCGGGTCTCCCCGCGCGCCGTCAGAAACACGCCCGGCCTCCTGGCCGACTTCCAGGACCGTCTCACCGGCGACGGGGTCGAGCTGCAGTGGCCGCGAATAGCGGGTTACTAG
- a CDS encoding extracellular solute-binding protein: MNPSRRSVLAATAAAAATAALTAGCGNGGGRSGADDGNLRIAVWTAVKEHLALLNSIADAFKASNPKVKSIKFESLNPMDYTTALTTQLASGNPPDLGWILETNAADFIEADTLVDMAPAMKAESGYGYNDLEPALLSQWRRGKSLYAYPFSSSPLAVFYNADALAKADADDPAKLASEDAWTWDALAAAARKVTDAKTARFGLLVHDFDYKHWDRLYPIMSAYGAAPWTSDNDCGFSDGKMVDAIDFFRKMAFTDRSTPGPGEQADFFSGESGMIITQVSKAGPLADVSWKWGVVPLPSGPAGAHQVIGQAGLAVFAKAKNQELAKQFFLFATDKKNTAELAQFFPPPRASLLTAETLARTNPLLSKDQLQESIIDSLKSGTVRPGHSGYAELNEKTRAALDAAWKPKADTHKVTRAVCTAIEPLLQAGS; encoded by the coding sequence ATGAACCCATCGAGACGCTCCGTCCTCGCGGCGACCGCGGCCGCAGCCGCGACCGCTGCCCTCACCGCCGGCTGCGGCAACGGCGGCGGTCGGTCGGGAGCCGACGACGGCAACCTGCGCATCGCCGTGTGGACGGCGGTGAAGGAGCATCTGGCGCTGCTGAACAGCATCGCGGACGCCTTCAAAGCCAGTAACCCGAAGGTGAAGAGCATCAAGTTCGAATCGCTCAACCCCATGGACTACACCACCGCGCTGACCACTCAGCTCGCCTCGGGCAACCCGCCCGACCTGGGCTGGATTCTGGAAACGAACGCGGCCGACTTCATCGAGGCCGACACGCTCGTCGACATGGCTCCGGCCATGAAGGCGGAGAGCGGCTACGGATACAACGACTTGGAGCCGGCGCTGCTCAGCCAGTGGCGGCGCGGCAAATCGCTCTACGCGTACCCGTTCTCCAGCTCGCCCCTCGCGGTCTTCTACAACGCCGACGCCCTGGCCAAGGCCGACGCGGACGATCCGGCCAAGCTCGCCTCCGAAGACGCCTGGACATGGGACGCGCTCGCCGCCGCGGCCAGGAAGGTCACCGATGCCAAGACTGCACGGTTCGGCCTGCTCGTCCACGATTTCGACTACAAGCACTGGGACCGGCTCTATCCGATCATGAGCGCGTACGGGGCGGCACCGTGGACGTCCGACAACGACTGCGGGTTCTCCGACGGGAAGATGGTCGACGCGATTGACTTCTTCCGGAAGATGGCCTTCACCGACCGGAGTACGCCGGGGCCCGGAGAGCAGGCAGACTTCTTCTCCGGCGAAAGCGGCATGATCATTACCCAGGTCAGCAAGGCCGGCCCGCTCGCCGACGTCTCGTGGAAGTGGGGCGTCGTACCGCTGCCGTCCGGACCGGCCGGAGCTCACCAGGTGATCGGGCAGGCCGGCCTGGCCGTCTTCGCCAAGGCCAAGAACCAGGAACTGGCCAAACAGTTCTTCCTCTTCGCCACCGACAAGAAGAACACCGCCGAACTTGCCCAGTTCTTCCCGCCGCCGCGCGCCTCACTGCTGACGGCCGAGACCCTTGCCAGAACCAACCCGCTGCTCAGCAAGGACCAGCTCCAAGAGAGCATCATCGATTCGCTTAAGTCCGGTACGGTGCGCCCCGGCCATAGCGGGTACGCCGAGCTGAACGAGAAGACGCGGGCGGCCCTCGACGCGGCATGGAAGCCGAAGGCCGATACGCACAAGGTCACCCGTGCCGTCTGTACCGCCATCGAGCCCCTGCTGCAGGCCGGATCGTGA